The Streptomyces cynarae genome contains a region encoding:
- a CDS encoding cold-shock protein — MVTATVREWHDEEGWGVLDSPETPGGCWAHYSHIEMEGFRRLSPGQRVDLQWEAPGFKQDGYDYRAVSIVPRSA, encoded by the coding sequence ATGGTGACGGCGACCGTCCGTGAGTGGCACGACGAGGAAGGGTGGGGGGTGCTCGACTCCCCGGAGACACCCGGCGGTTGCTGGGCCCACTACTCCCACATCGAGATGGAGGGGTTCCGCAGGCTGTCGCCGGGACAGCGGGTGGACCTCCAGTGGGAAGCCCCCGGCTTCAAACAGGACGGCTACGACTACCGGGCAGTGAGCATCGTGCCTCGGTCGGCCTGA